A region of Pseudomonas sp. Marseille-Q3773 DNA encodes the following proteins:
- the acnA gene encoding aconitate hydratase AcnA: MPSLDSLNTLKSLTVGDQTYHYFSLPEAARQLGDLQRLPMSLKVLLENLLRWEDGKTVTGDDLRALAQWLGERRSDREIQYRPARVLMQDFTGVPAVVDLAAMRAAMAKAGGDPQRINPLSPVDLVIDHSVMVDRYGTPEAFSENVDIEMQRNGERYAFLRWGQSAFDNFRVVPPGTGICHQVNLEYLGRTVWTREADGRTYAFPDTLVGTDSHTTMINGLGVLGWGVGGIEAEAAMLGQPVSMLIPEVIGFKLTGKLREGITATDLVLTVTQMLRKKGVVGKFVEFYGDGLAELPLADRATIANMAPEYGATCGFFPVDQVTLDYLRLSGRPEATVQLVEHYCKAQGLWRLPGQEPLFSDSLALDMHEVEASLAGPKRPQDRVALGQVRQAFDHFIELQPKPLAKEVGRLESEGGGGVAVGNADQAGEVDYSHQGQTHTLRDGAVVIAAITSCTNTSNPSVMMAAGLVAKKALEKGLQRKPWVKSSLAPGSKVVTDYFKAAGLDTNLDQLGFDLVGYGCTTCIGNSGPLDDAIEKAIGSADLTVASVLSGNRNFEGRVHPLVKTNWLASPPLVVAYALAGTVRLDLTSDPLGIGKDGQPVYLRDIWPSQQEIAAAVAKVDTAMFHKEYAEVFAGDAQWQAIEVPQAATYVWQADSTYIQHPPFFDGIGGPPPQVTDIRNARILALLGDSVTTDHISPAGNIKADSPAGRYLREQGVEPRDFNSYGSRRGNHEVMMRGTFANIRIRNEMLPGEEGGNTLHVPSGEKLSIYDAAMRYQQAGTALVVIAGQEYGTGSSRDWAAKGTNLLGVKAVLAESFERIHRSNLVGMGVLPLQFKAGHNRKQLGLTGKEQIDVLGLTGAELHPGMSLPLRIIREDGQQEQIEVLCRIDTLNEVEYFKAGGILHFVLRQLIAS; the protein is encoded by the coding sequence ATGCCCTCGCTCGATAGCCTGAACACCCTCAAGTCCCTCACGGTGGGTGACCAGACCTACCACTACTTCAGCCTCCCCGAAGCTGCCCGACAGCTGGGCGACCTGCAACGCCTGCCGATGTCGCTGAAGGTACTGCTGGAAAACCTGCTGCGCTGGGAGGACGGCAAGACGGTCACCGGCGACGACCTGCGTGCCCTTGCCCAATGGCTGGGCGAGCGGCGCTCAGACCGCGAGATCCAGTATCGCCCGGCGCGGGTACTGATGCAGGACTTCACCGGCGTGCCGGCCGTGGTCGACCTGGCCGCCATGCGCGCCGCCATGGCCAAGGCCGGTGGCGACCCGCAGCGGATCAACCCGCTGTCCCCGGTGGACCTGGTGATCGACCACTCGGTGATGGTCGACCGCTACGGCACGCCAGAGGCCTTCAGCGAGAACGTCGACATCGAAATGCAGCGCAACGGTGAACGCTATGCGTTCCTGCGCTGGGGCCAGAGCGCCTTCGACAACTTCCGCGTGGTACCGCCAGGCACCGGTATCTGCCACCAGGTCAACCTGGAATACCTGGGCCGCACCGTCTGGACCCGTGAGGCCGACGGCCGCACCTATGCCTTCCCGGACACCTTGGTCGGCACCGATTCGCACACCACGATGATCAATGGCCTGGGCGTGCTCGGCTGGGGCGTGGGCGGCATCGAAGCGGAGGCGGCCATGCTCGGCCAGCCGGTGTCGATGCTGATCCCGGAAGTGATCGGCTTCAAGCTGACCGGCAAGCTGCGCGAAGGCATCACCGCCACCGACCTGGTGCTGACGGTGACGCAGATGCTGCGCAAGAAGGGCGTGGTCGGCAAGTTCGTCGAGTTCTATGGCGATGGCCTGGCCGAGTTGCCCTTGGCCGACCGCGCAACCATCGCCAACATGGCCCCGGAATACGGTGCCACCTGCGGCTTCTTCCCGGTCGACCAGGTAACCCTGGATTACCTGCGCCTGTCCGGCCGCCCCGAGGCGACCGTGCAACTGGTCGAGCACTACTGCAAGGCCCAGGGCTTGTGGCGGCTGCCAGGGCAGGAGCCGCTGTTCAGCGACAGCCTGGCGCTGGACATGCACGAAGTGGAGGCCAGCCTGGCCGGGCCCAAGCGGCCGCAGGACCGAGTGGCTCTGGGCCAGGTGCGCCAGGCCTTCGACCACTTTATCGAACTGCAACCCAAACCCCTGGCCAAGGAAGTCGGCCGCCTGGAAAGCGAAGGGGGCGGCGGCGTGGCGGTGGGCAACGCCGACCAGGCCGGGGAAGTCGACTACAGCCACCAAGGCCAGACCCATACCCTGCGCGACGGCGCGGTGGTGATCGCTGCGATCACCTCCTGCACCAACACCTCCAACCCCAGCGTGATGATGGCCGCCGGGCTGGTGGCGAAAAAGGCCCTGGAAAAAGGTCTGCAGCGCAAACCCTGGGTCAAGAGTTCGCTGGCGCCGGGTTCCAAGGTCGTCACCGACTACTTCAAGGCCGCCGGGCTCGACACCAACCTCGACCAATTGGGGTTCGACCTGGTCGGCTACGGCTGCACGACCTGCATCGGCAACTCCGGCCCGCTGGATGACGCGATCGAAAAGGCCATTGGCAGCGCCGACCTCACCGTAGCCTCGGTATTGTCGGGCAACCGCAACTTCGAAGGCCGCGTGCACCCGCTGGTGAAGACCAACTGGCTGGCCTCGCCGCCGCTGGTGGTGGCCTATGCCCTGGCCGGCACCGTACGCCTGGACCTGACCAGCGACCCGCTGGGCATCGGCAAGGACGGCCAGCCGGTGTACTTGCGCGACATCTGGCCCAGCCAGCAGGAAATTGCCGCGGCCGTGGCCAAGGTCGATACGGCGATGTTCCACAAGGAATACGCCGAAGTGTTCGCCGGCGATGCGCAGTGGCAGGCGATCGAAGTACCCCAGGCGGCGACCTACGTGTGGCAGGCCGATTCCACCTATATCCAGCACCCACCCTTCTTCGACGGCATCGGCGGGCCACCGCCGCAGGTCACGGATATCCGCAACGCACGAATACTGGCGCTGCTGGGCGACTCGGTGACCACCGACCACATTTCCCCGGCCGGCAACATCAAGGCCGACAGCCCGGCCGGACGCTACCTGCGGGAACAGGGCGTGGAACCACGCGATTTCAACTCCTACGGCTCGCGGCGCGGCAACCATGAAGTGATGATGCGTGGCACCTTCGCCAATATCCGTATCCGCAATGAAATGCTGCCGGGCGAAGAAGGTGGCAACACCCTGCACGTGCCCAGTGGCGAGAAACTGTCGATCTACGACGCCGCCATGCGCTACCAGCAAGCAGGCACTGCGCTGGTAGTGATTGCCGGGCAGGAATACGGCACCGGTTCAAGCCGCGACTGGGCGGCCAAGGGCACCAACCTGCTGGGCGTCAAGGCGGTGCTCGCAGAAAGCTTCGAACGCATTCACCGTTCCAACCTGGTGGGCATGGGCGTGCTGCCGCTGCAGTTCAAGGCGGGGCACAACCGCAAGCAACTGGGGCTGACCGGCAAGGAACAGATCGATGTCCTTGGCCTGACCGGCGCGGAGCTTCATCCAGGCATGAGCCTGCCCCTGCGCATCATCCGCGAGGATGGGCAACAGGAGCAGATCGAGGTGCTGTGCCGGATCGATACCCTGAACGAGGTGGAGTACTTCAAGGCAGGGGGAATATTGCATTTTGTGTTGCGTCAGTTGATCGCCAGCTGA
- a CDS encoding transcriptional regulator: MLNVEQLKYSVNRMPVERVADAVLELRLEGLVTDDRTPFGKVHFNTCFAEIEALFQRAGYHRGLDVVGYQGLLYALYDPGRWEPVQVLRWLKDRSEAMAKAG, encoded by the coding sequence ATGCTCAATGTCGAGCAACTCAAGTACAGCGTCAACCGCATGCCCGTCGAACGGGTGGCGGACGCCGTTCTGGAACTGCGCCTCGAGGGCCTGGTCACCGACGACCGTACACCATTTGGCAAGGTACACTTCAATACCTGCTTTGCAGAAATTGAAGCCTTGTTTCAGCGTGCCGGCTATCACCGCGGGCTGGATGTGGTGGGTTACCAGGGGTTGCTGTATGCCCTGTACGACCCCGGCCGCTGGGAGCCGGTGCAGGTACTGCGTTGGCTGAAGGACCGTAGCGAGGCGATGGCCAAGGCTGGTTGA
- a CDS encoding D-Ala-D-Ala carboxypeptidase family metallohydrolase, which translates to MLISPHFTLAEMTVSQLAAREGLDNDPPAEARANLQLLCNVLEQVRALFGAPVIVSSGYRSPAVNSRIGGAPSSQHLQGLAADFTVVEVSPREVARRISESAISFDQLILEFDQWVHLSVTPGTPRRQVLTIRRGSGYEEGLQ; encoded by the coding sequence ATGCTCATTTCTCCCCATTTCACCCTCGCTGAAATGACCGTTTCGCAGCTCGCCGCCAGGGAAGGGCTCGACAACGACCCGCCAGCCGAGGCGCGTGCAAACCTGCAATTGTTGTGCAATGTCCTGGAGCAGGTTCGCGCGCTGTTCGGCGCACCGGTCATCGTCAGCAGTGGCTATCGCAGCCCGGCAGTCAACAGCCGCATTGGCGGGGCGCCGTCAAGCCAACATCTGCAAGGGCTGGCCGCCGACTTTACGGTGGTCGAAGTAAGCCCGCGCGAAGTCGCGCGCCGGATCAGCGAAAGCGCCATTTCCTTCGACCAACTGATCCTCGAGTTCGACCAATGGGTACATCTGTCGGTGACGCCGGGCACGCCACGACGACAGGTTCTGACGATTCGCAGAGGTAGCGGCTACGAGGAGGGGCTGCAATGA
- a CDS encoding DUF883 family protein yields the protein MASKSAKTAQEILMADFQALVRDTEKLLADTANLAGDQADELRGQIHERRAQARETLQLPQDSVRERGRAAWGSAEQYVQENPGRAIGIAAGVGLLIGLLANRH from the coding sequence ATGGCCAGCAAATCGGCAAAGACTGCACAAGAGATATTGATGGCTGACTTCCAGGCACTGGTGCGCGACACCGAGAAGCTGCTGGCTGACACCGCCAACCTGGCCGGCGACCAGGCGGACGAATTGCGCGGGCAGATTCACGAGCGCCGGGCCCAGGCCCGCGAAACCTTGCAACTGCCCCAGGACTCGGTGCGCGAGCGCGGCCGGGCAGCGTGGGGCAGCGCCGAGCAGTACGTGCAGGAAAACCCGGGGCGGGCGATCGGCATCGCAGCGGGCGTCGGGCTGTTGATCGGCCTGCTGGCCAACCGCCACTGA
- a CDS encoding pseudouridine synthase translates to MTTPFDPARQQASTVCLPPGNWATVLDCLCDHFKAIDRAQWLDRFARGRVLDAEGRVVAAELPYKRGMRLHYFREVPNERPIPVQEAVLHVDEHLVVADKPHFLPVTPTGEYVEQTLLRRLIHRLDNPHLVPLHRIDRHTAGLVLFSANPQSRSAYQRLFPERRIEKRYQAIAAAMPQHDFPLVHKSRLVHGEPFFRMHEVEGEANSETWAEVLEKHGDLWRYGLSPVTGKTHQLRVHMAALGAGISNDPFYPQLLKEEDDYQRPLKLLAQSLRFEDPLSGEERYFESRLRLDW, encoded by the coding sequence ATGACCACGCCTTTCGACCCCGCCCGCCAGCAAGCCAGCACGGTGTGCCTGCCACCCGGAAACTGGGCGACGGTACTCGACTGCCTGTGTGACCATTTCAAGGCCATCGACCGGGCTCAATGGCTCGATCGCTTTGCCCGCGGGCGGGTGCTGGATGCCGAGGGGCGAGTTGTTGCGGCCGAGCTGCCGTACAAACGGGGCATGCGTTTGCACTACTTTCGAGAAGTGCCGAACGAGCGGCCGATTCCGGTGCAGGAGGCGGTGTTGCACGTGGATGAGCACCTGGTGGTGGCGGACAAGCCGCATTTCCTGCCGGTGACGCCGACCGGAGAATACGTCGAGCAGACCTTGCTGCGCCGCCTGATCCACCGCCTCGACAACCCGCACCTGGTGCCGTTGCACCGTATCGACCGGCATACGGCCGGGCTGGTGCTGTTTTCTGCCAATCCGCAGAGTCGCAGTGCCTATCAGCGGCTATTCCCCGAGCGGCGCATCGAAAAGCGCTACCAGGCGATTGCCGCAGCCATGCCGCAACACGATTTTCCGCTGGTGCATAAAAGCCGCCTGGTGCATGGCGAGCCGTTTTTCCGCATGCATGAAGTGGAAGGGGAGGCCAACAGCGAAACCTGGGCCGAAGTGCTGGAGAAGCATGGCGACCTGTGGCGCTATGGGTTGTCACCGGTCACCGGCAAGACCCACCAGTTGCGTGTGCACATGGCGGCATTGGGTGCGGGGATCAGCAATGATCCGTTCTATCCGCAGTTGCTCAAGGAGGAGGATGACTACCAGCGGCCGTTGAAACTGCTGGCGCAGAGCTTGCGTTTCGAGGACCCACTGAGTGGCGAAGAGCGCTATTTCGAGAGCCGCTTGCGCCTGGATTGGTAA
- a CDS encoding PAS domain-containing methyl-accepting chemotaxis protein, with translation MRNNQPITQRERTFPAQQRLISTTNAKGVITYCNDAFTEISGFTREELTGAPHNLVRHPDVPPAVFAHMWQTLKQGQPWMGIVKNRCKSGDHYWVNAYVTPIFDNNQVVGFESVRVKPTAEQIRRAEALYQRINQGKPPVPRRDKWLPVLQDWLPFILISQVGFLIGNWLGHSWGFALAAGLSVPLGLLGLGWQQRGLKRLLRLAEQTTSDPLIAQMYTDSRGVQARLEMAMLSQDARMKTCLTRLQDSAEHLSEQARQSDALAHKSSSGLERQRVETEQVAAAVNQMAATTQEVANHVQRTADATQEANRLTSQGRQIAGETREAIERLSAAVGETGQTVTQLAKDSDEIGGVVDVIKGIADQTNLLALNAAIEAARAGEMGRGFAVVADEVRQLAQRTAESTGQIHGLIAKLQQTASNAVLTMETGHRQAQEGVDRVMQADEALVGISEAVANITDMATQIAAATEEQTAVADEISRNISTIAELADQTAEQAQHSALLSEELTSTAGTQYSLVERFNR, from the coding sequence ATGCGTAACAACCAGCCGATTACCCAGAGAGAAAGGACTTTCCCTGCCCAGCAGCGGTTGATCTCCACCACCAATGCCAAAGGGGTGATCACTTACTGCAACGATGCTTTCACCGAGATAAGTGGTTTCACCCGCGAAGAACTGACCGGTGCGCCGCATAACCTGGTGCGCCACCCGGACGTGCCGCCAGCCGTGTTCGCGCACATGTGGCAGACCCTCAAGCAGGGCCAGCCGTGGATGGGTATCGTCAAGAACCGTTGCAAATCCGGCGACCACTACTGGGTCAACGCCTACGTCACGCCGATCTTCGACAATAACCAGGTGGTTGGCTTCGAATCGGTGCGGGTCAAGCCTACTGCCGAACAGATTCGTCGCGCCGAGGCGCTCTACCAGCGCATCAACCAGGGCAAGCCGCCCGTACCACGCCGCGACAAGTGGCTACCGGTGCTGCAGGACTGGCTGCCGTTCATCCTCATCAGCCAGGTGGGTTTCCTGATCGGCAACTGGCTCGGCCATTCCTGGGGCTTCGCCCTGGCTGCCGGGCTTTCCGTACCTCTGGGCCTGCTCGGCCTGGGCTGGCAGCAGCGCGGCCTCAAGCGCCTGCTGCGCCTGGCCGAGCAGACCACCTCCGACCCGCTGATCGCACAAATGTACACCGACAGCCGCGGGGTACAGGCACGCCTGGAAATGGCCATGCTGAGCCAGGACGCACGCATGAAAACCTGCCTGACCCGCTTGCAGGACAGCGCCGAACACCTCAGCGAACAGGCGCGCCAGTCCGACGCCCTGGCGCACAAGAGCTCTTCGGGGCTGGAACGCCAGCGCGTGGAAACCGAGCAAGTCGCCGCCGCAGTCAACCAGATGGCCGCCACCACCCAGGAAGTGGCCAACCACGTGCAGCGCACCGCCGATGCCACCCAGGAAGCCAACCGCCTGACCAGCCAGGGCCGGCAGATCGCCGGGGAAACTCGCGAAGCCATCGAGCGCCTGTCGGCTGCGGTCGGTGAAACTGGCCAGACGGTCACCCAGCTGGCCAAGGACAGTGACGAGATTGGTGGCGTGGTCGATGTGATCAAGGGCATCGCCGACCAGACCAACCTGTTGGCATTGAACGCAGCCATCGAAGCGGCGCGTGCAGGTGAAATGGGCCGTGGCTTTGCCGTGGTGGCCGACGAAGTGCGCCAGCTGGCACAGCGCACCGCCGAGTCCACCGGGCAGATTCACGGGCTTATCGCCAAGCTGCAACAGACTGCCAGCAATGCCGTACTGACCATGGAAACCGGCCACCGCCAGGCGCAGGAAGGCGTCGACCGCGTGATGCAGGCCGACGAGGCACTGGTCGGAATCAGCGAAGCGGTGGCCAATATCACCGACATGGCGACCCAGATCGCCGCCGCGACAGAAGAGCAGACGGCGGTAGCCGACGAGATCAGCCGCAACATCAGCACCATTGCCGAGCTGGCCGACCAGACTGCCGAACAGGCTCAGCATTCGGCGCTGCTCAGCGAAGAGCTGACCAGCACAGCGGGTACCCAGTACTCACTGGTGGAGCGTTTCAACCGTTAA
- a CDS encoding ammonium transporter codes for MENMHSAMDTLVHGSNTLFILMGAILVLAMHAGFAFLEVGTVRHKNQVNALSKILSDFAISALVYFFVGYWIAYGVSFLQPAAALAADQGYALVKCFFLLTFAAAIPAIISGGIAERARFVPQLCATALIVAFVYPFFEGLMWNGNLGLQAWLQARFGAPFHDFAGSVVVHAMGGWLALAAVLLLGARRGRYRDGRLVAFAPSSIPFLALGSWILIIGWFGFNVMSAQTLQGISGLVAINSLMAMVGGTLSALLAGRNDPGFLHNGPLAGLVAVCAGSDLMHPVGALVTGLVAGGLFVWTFTAAQNRWKIDDVLGVWPLHGLCGVWGGIACGVFGQAALGGMGGVSLASQLLGSLLGVLVALAGGFAVYGAIRALHGLRLSHEQEFQGADLSLHRIGATSQD; via the coding sequence ATGGAAAACATGCACAGCGCGATGGACACTCTGGTCCACGGTTCCAACACTCTGTTCATTCTCATGGGCGCCATTCTGGTGCTGGCCATGCATGCCGGCTTCGCGTTTCTCGAAGTGGGCACGGTGCGCCATAAGAACCAGGTCAATGCCTTGTCGAAGATTCTCAGCGATTTTGCCATCTCGGCGCTGGTGTACTTCTTCGTCGGCTACTGGATCGCCTATGGGGTCAGTTTCCTGCAGCCGGCCGCCGCGCTGGCGGCCGACCAGGGGTATGCGCTGGTCAAGTGCTTCTTTCTGCTGACCTTTGCCGCAGCGATCCCGGCGATCATCTCCGGGGGCATTGCCGAGCGGGCGCGCTTCGTGCCGCAGTTGTGTGCCACGGCGCTGATCGTGGCGTTTGTCTACCCGTTCTTCGAAGGGCTGATGTGGAACGGCAACCTGGGCCTGCAGGCCTGGTTGCAGGCCCGCTTTGGTGCGCCGTTCCATGATTTTGCCGGCTCGGTGGTGGTGCACGCCATGGGCGGCTGGCTGGCCTTGGCGGCGGTGCTGCTGCTGGGCGCGCGACGCGGGCGCTATCGCGATGGCCGGTTGGTGGCGTTTGCGCCGTCGAGCATTCCCTTCCTGGCGCTGGGGTCGTGGATTCTGATCATTGGCTGGTTCGGTTTCAACGTCATGAGTGCGCAGACCCTGCAGGGAATCAGTGGGCTGGTGGCGATCAACTCGCTGATGGCCATGGTCGGTGGCACCCTGTCGGCCTTGCTGGCCGGGCGTAACGACCCGGGTTTCCTGCATAACGGGCCGCTGGCCGGGCTGGTGGCGGTGTGTGCAGGTTCCGACCTGATGCACCCGGTCGGCGCGCTGGTCACCGGGCTGGTCGCAGGCGGGCTGTTCGTCTGGACCTTCACCGCGGCACAGAACCGCTGGAAGATCGACGATGTCCTGGGCGTATGGCCGTTGCATGGCCTGTGTGGTGTGTGGGGCGGCATTGCCTGTGGTGTGTTCGGCCAGGCGGCCCTGGGCGGCATGGGCGGAGTCAGCCTGGCCAGCCAGTTGCTGGGCAGCCTCCTGGGCGTGCTGGTGGCGCTGGCCGGTGGCTTTGCCGTGTACGGTGCGATCCGCGCGCTGCATGGCCTGCGCTTGAGCCATGAGCAGGAGTTCCAGGGGGCCGATCTGTCGTTGCATCGTATCGGCGCGACCAGTCAGGATTGA
- a CDS encoding CPBP family intramembrane glutamic endopeptidase: MPRLHLIALLFLALGYTLALSLGNLGIATLPSFLALLTSALLAGRPQRWLQALGHMVFILLAIALALHWLPGFNAAKVIDSATLSPGAQSFTMYLNLDKPLIGAWLLLACPWLVLWRSQGLPASLLYALPLTLLACLGGAWSLGMIAWAPKWPEQAWLWVLNNLLLVSLTEELLFRGYLQGSLQRLLRHQGLALFAAAMLFGLAHLGAGWQWVYLATLAGVGYGLAYRWGGVGAAVLCHFGLNLVHFSLFSYPMLALG, from the coding sequence GTGCCTCGCCTCCACCTGATCGCGCTCCTGTTTCTGGCCCTCGGTTATACGCTGGCCCTGAGCCTTGGCAACCTTGGCATCGCCACCCTGCCCAGCTTCCTCGCCCTGCTTACCAGCGCCCTGCTTGCAGGTCGCCCGCAGCGCTGGCTACAAGCCCTGGGCCATATGGTGTTCATCCTGCTGGCGATCGCCCTTGCGCTGCACTGGCTGCCCGGTTTCAACGCAGCCAAGGTCATAGACAGCGCTACCCTCAGCCCCGGCGCCCAGTCCTTCACGATGTACCTGAACCTGGACAAGCCGCTGATCGGCGCCTGGCTGCTGCTGGCCTGCCCTTGGCTGGTCCTGTGGCGCAGCCAGGGCCTGCCGGCCAGTCTGCTGTACGCGCTGCCCCTGACCTTGCTCGCCTGCCTGGGGGGCGCCTGGTCCCTGGGCATGATCGCATGGGCGCCGAAATGGCCCGAACAGGCCTGGCTGTGGGTGCTGAACAACCTGTTGTTGGTCAGCCTGACCGAAGAACTGCTGTTTCGCGGTTATCTGCAAGGCAGCCTGCAGCGCCTGCTGCGCCATCAGGGGCTGGCGTTGTTCGCCGCCGCCATGCTGTTCGGCCTGGCCCACCTGGGGGCTGGCTGGCAGTGGGTATACCTGGCCACCCTCGCTGGCGTGGGCTACGGCCTGGCGTACCGCTGGGGCGGCGTGGGGGCTGCCGTGCTCTGCCATTTCGGCCTGAACCTGGTGCATTTCTCGCTGTTCAGCTACCCGATGCTGGCCCTTGGCTAG
- a CDS encoding deoxyguanosinetriphosphate triphosphohydrolase, which yields MDWHTLLTRERLGKALYSADELGRSPFHKDHDRIIFSGAFRRLGRKTQVHPVSSNDHIHTRLTHSLEVSCVGRSLGMRVGETLRDNLPDWCAPSDLGMIVQSACLAHDIGNPPFGHSGEDAIRHWFQQAAGRGWLDDMSDDERADFLNFEGNAQGFRVLTQLEYHQFDGGTRLTYATLGTYLKYPWSARHADALGYKKHKFGSYQSELPLLEQIARKLGLPQLEHQRWARHPLVYLMEAADDICYALIDLEDGLEMELLQYAEVEALLLDLVGEDLPETYRQLGPGDSRRRKLAILRGKAIEHLTNAAAHAFVEQQQALLGGHLVGDLVEHMHGPAKRCVLQAKAMARNKIFQDKRKTLHEIGAYTTLEILLNTFCGAALEQHGGRTPSFKSRRVLDLIGNNAPDPHGSLYGAFLRMIDFIAGMTDSYASEMAREMTGRSSPA from the coding sequence TTGGACTGGCACACCCTGCTCACCCGCGAACGCCTGGGCAAAGCGCTGTACAGCGCCGATGAGCTCGGGCGCAGCCCCTTTCACAAAGACCACGACCGCATCATCTTCTCCGGCGCTTTCCGCCGCCTCGGGCGCAAGACCCAGGTGCACCCGGTTTCCAGCAATGACCATATCCACACACGCCTGACCCACTCGCTGGAGGTCAGCTGCGTGGGACGCTCGCTGGGCATGCGCGTCGGCGAAACCCTGCGTGACAACCTTCCGGACTGGTGCGCCCCGAGCGACCTGGGGATGATCGTGCAATCGGCCTGCCTGGCTCATGACATCGGCAACCCTCCGTTTGGCCACTCTGGCGAAGACGCCATCCGCCACTGGTTCCAGCAGGCCGCCGGACGTGGCTGGCTGGATGACATGAGCGACGACGAGCGCGCCGACTTCCTCAACTTCGAAGGCAATGCCCAAGGCTTTCGCGTACTCACCCAGCTGGAGTATCACCAGTTCGATGGCGGTACCCGGCTGACCTATGCCACGCTCGGCACCTACCTGAAATACCCGTGGAGCGCACGCCACGCCGACGCATTGGGCTACAAGAAACACAAGTTCGGCAGTTACCAGAGCGAGCTGCCGCTGCTCGAGCAGATAGCCCGCAAGCTTGGCCTGCCGCAACTGGAGCATCAGCGCTGGGCGCGCCACCCGCTGGTGTACCTGATGGAGGCCGCCGATGACATCTGCTATGCGCTGATCGACCTGGAAGACGGCCTGGAAATGGAGCTGCTGCAATATGCCGAAGTCGAAGCGCTGCTGCTCGACCTGGTCGGCGAGGACCTGCCGGAAACCTACCGCCAGCTCGGCCCGGGCGATTCCCGTCGGCGCAAGTTGGCCATCCTGCGCGGCAAGGCCATCGAACATCTGACCAACGCCGCCGCGCATGCCTTCGTCGAGCAACAGCAGGCCTTGCTGGGCGGCCACCTGGTGGGCGACCTGGTCGAACACATGCATGGCCCGGCCAAACGCTGCGTGCTGCAGGCCAAGGCCATGGCACGCAACAAAATCTTCCAGGACAAACGCAAGACCTTGCACGAGATCGGCGCCTACACCACCCTGGAAATTCTGCTGAACACATTCTGTGGCGCTGCCCTCGAGCAACACGGGGGGCGCACGCCCTCGTTCAAGAGCCGCCGGGTGCTGGACCTGATCGGCAACAACGCCCCTGACCCGCACGGTTCTTTGTACGGTGCCTTCCTGCGCATGATCGACTTCATCGCCGGGATGACCGACAGCTATGCCAGCGAAATGGCGCGCGAGATGACCGGGCGTTCAAGCCCGGCCTGA
- a CDS encoding glutaredoxin family protein, whose product MLPECQLFGTLGCHLCEVAEAVLMPFVDHGLLVELVDIAESEAMFERYGLIIPVLRRCDNGAELHWPFDAEQVVAFLAQ is encoded by the coding sequence ATGCTGCCTGAATGCCAACTGTTCGGCACCCTCGGCTGCCACCTGTGCGAAGTGGCCGAGGCCGTGCTGATGCCCTTTGTCGATCACGGCCTGCTGGTGGAACTGGTCGACATTGCCGAAAGCGAGGCCATGTTCGAGCGTTACGGCCTGATCATTCCAGTGCTGCGGCGCTGCGACAACGGCGCCGAGCTGCATTGGCCGTTCGATGCGGAGCAGGTCGTGGCATTTCTCGCGCAATGA
- a CDS encoding phage holin family protein — protein MDNDANGASAAGKRLGAAALGLLHSHIELFGIELQEQKGRTLSLLLFAGLALVFALLLLTALSGLLLVLLWDSYRLAGIIGLCVFYGIAALYCGLRLKAAVFDESSPFGATLEELAKDRERLLP, from the coding sequence ATGGATAACGACGCCAACGGCGCCAGCGCTGCAGGCAAGCGCCTGGGTGCGGCCGCGCTGGGGCTGCTGCACAGCCATATCGAACTGTTCGGCATCGAACTGCAGGAGCAGAAGGGCCGCACCTTGAGCCTGCTGTTGTTCGCCGGCCTGGCCCTGGTGTTCGCCTTGCTGCTGCTGACGGCCCTGTCCGGGCTGCTGCTGGTGCTGCTGTGGGACAGCTATCGCCTGGCTGGCATCATCGGCCTTTGCGTGTTCTACGGGATTGCCGCGCTGTACTGCGGATTGCGCCTGAAAGCTGCGGTGTTCGATGAGTCGTCACCATTCGGTGCCACCCTCGAGGAACTCGCCAAGGACCGGGAGCGCCTGTTGCCATGA